In the Natronobacterium texcoconense genome, one interval contains:
- a CDS encoding DUF7111 family protein: protein MTEGDERTATTDDVVATYDETESERLLTFERADGHGGTATIAQNREGYAMLKVRSTPEGDELERYYGFDMALDHAGELLGVSPTALPVPSAADDMGM, encoded by the coding sequence ATGACCGAGGGTGACGAACGCACGGCGACGACGGACGACGTCGTCGCGACCTACGACGAAACCGAGAGCGAACGGCTGCTCACGTTCGAGCGCGCGGACGGACACGGCGGAACCGCCACCATCGCCCAGAACCGCGAGGGATACGCAATGTTGAAGGTTCGGTCGACACCGGAGGGCGACGAACTCGAGCGTTACTACGGGTTCGACATGGCGCTGGATCACGCCGGGGAACTGCTGGGCGTCTCGCCGACCGCGCTTCCGGTGCCGTCGGCCGCCGACGATATGGGAATGTGA
- a CDS encoding thioredoxin domain-containing protein, with protein sequence MNRRSFLTTVAAGTGTALTVSLAGCNALQSSALEDLDEVQPDRQLPVPTLGDGDVTVDVYEDLGCPACHQFQAEVFPVLAEEYIESDEISYRHYDFPVGAADESVGMANAARAVQSETHDGEDDPNGQFFGYKSAVIASDDWSDDALAELAGVVDVDPDVVSSALEDETYYPTIVADRERGEEAGVEGTPTVIVDGTIVDDPLDSDAVVSSIESA encoded by the coding sequence ATGAACCGCCGTTCGTTCCTGACGACCGTCGCTGCCGGAACTGGAACCGCTCTAACCGTCTCTCTCGCCGGCTGTAACGCCCTGCAATCGTCCGCTCTCGAGGATCTCGACGAAGTCCAACCGGACCGCCAGCTCCCCGTCCCGACGCTCGGCGACGGCGACGTCACGGTCGACGTCTACGAGGACCTGGGCTGTCCCGCCTGTCACCAGTTCCAGGCCGAAGTCTTCCCCGTGCTCGCGGAGGAGTATATCGAGTCGGACGAGATTTCGTATCGCCACTACGACTTCCCCGTCGGCGCGGCCGACGAGTCGGTCGGGATGGCAAACGCCGCTCGAGCAGTCCAGTCCGAAACCCACGACGGCGAGGACGACCCGAACGGCCAGTTCTTCGGCTACAAGTCTGCAGTGATCGCCAGCGACGACTGGAGCGACGACGCGCTCGCGGAGTTGGCCGGCGTCGTCGACGTCGATCCCGACGTCGTCTCGAGCGCACTCGAAGACGAGACCTACTACCCGACGATCGTCGCCGACCGCGAACGTGGCGAGGAAGCCGGTGTCGAAGGGACACCGACGGTCATCGTCGACGGGACGATCGTCGATGATCCGCTCGATTCCGACGCGGTGGTCTCGAGTATCGAGTCAGCATAG
- a CDS encoding cold-shock protein, whose translation MAEGNVDFFNDTGGYGFISTDDADDDVFFHMEDVGGPDLEEGTDIEFDIEQAPKGPRATNVTRL comes from the coding sequence ATGGCAGAAGGCAACGTTGATTTCTTCAACGACACAGGCGGTTACGGTTTCATTTCGACGGACGACGCGGACGATGACGTTTTCTTCCACATGGAAGACGTTGGCGGTCCGGACCTCGAAGAAGGCACAGACATCGAATTCGACATCGAACAGGCCCCCAAGGGCCCCCGGGCAACCAACGTCACCCGTCTGTAG
- a CDS encoding ABC transporter permease — MTAILRVESRKLVRGTALLTGLLVVLSAFFFVVFPSIQEEAELFEEVYPEYLLNLLGIEELHTIEGFVGGYIFPFIWILLAGIYFAYVSAGMISRDVRTRRMDLLLSNPVSRESVVLQKVAALWVPLVALTGGMVAVLLAGATVLGEPIDPIALAMVHLLGIPYLLVCAGIGILLSVVVDRVETAQATALVLVFALWLVDGLSQMNPDFEWVGELTPSRYYDPSAILVHEEYALLDAAILLVAFLVLLGVAVLVFVRRDI, encoded by the coding sequence ATGACGGCTATCTTGCGCGTCGAGTCGCGGAAACTGGTTCGGGGAACGGCACTCCTGACCGGGTTGCTCGTCGTGCTCTCGGCGTTTTTCTTCGTCGTCTTCCCGAGTATCCAGGAGGAGGCAGAGCTGTTCGAGGAGGTGTATCCGGAGTACTTGCTCAACCTCCTGGGAATCGAGGAACTCCATACGATCGAGGGGTTCGTCGGCGGCTACATCTTCCCGTTCATCTGGATCCTGCTGGCCGGGATCTACTTCGCCTACGTCAGTGCGGGCATGATCTCGCGTGACGTCCGTACCCGACGGATGGATCTCCTGCTCTCGAACCCGGTCTCTCGCGAGTCGGTCGTCCTCCAGAAGGTCGCCGCCCTCTGGGTCCCCCTGGTCGCGTTGACCGGCGGGATGGTAGCCGTGTTACTCGCCGGTGCAACCGTCCTCGGGGAACCGATCGATCCGATCGCACTCGCGATGGTCCACCTGCTCGGGATTCCCTACCTGCTGGTCTGTGCCGGGATCGGGATCCTCCTCTCGGTCGTCGTCGACCGCGTCGAAACTGCACAGGCCACGGCGCTGGTACTGGTGTTCGCGCTCTGGCTGGTCGACGGCCTCTCCCAGATGAACCCCGACTTCGAGTGGGTCGGCGAACTCACCCCGAGTCGGTACTACGATCCATCGGCGATCCTCGTCCACGAGGAGTACGCGCTCCTCGACGCCGCGATCCTCCTCGTGGCGTTTCTCGTCCTGCTGGGCGTCGCCGTCCTCGTCTTCGTACGGAGGGACATATGA
- a CDS encoding ABC transporter permease, with amino-acid sequence MTAILRLESRKRVRGSVLLVVVFGVLSALYFSMFPGIQEEMDVFEEAFPDYMFDIFGIEELHTIEGFIAAEIHSFFWSLLLAIYFAYVGAGLIASDVQDRTMDLTLSNPVSRESVVLQKVAALWVPLVALNVGVPIIVYVGALGIGESFDPIALAMVHLLSIPYLLVCAGIGLVLSVVVDHVRRARATALTLVFVLWLVDGVSRVDPDYEWIGAFTPSRYYEETDILVHQEYAFADAALLLVVFLLLFAVAVVVFVRRDI; translated from the coding sequence ATGACGGCCATCCTCCGACTCGAGTCGAGAAAGCGCGTCCGAGGTTCGGTCCTCCTGGTCGTCGTGTTCGGCGTGCTGTCGGCGCTGTACTTCTCGATGTTTCCCGGCATCCAGGAGGAGATGGACGTCTTCGAGGAGGCGTTTCCGGACTACATGTTCGACATATTCGGGATCGAGGAACTTCACACGATCGAGGGGTTCATCGCCGCCGAGATCCACTCGTTCTTCTGGAGCCTCCTGCTCGCCATCTACTTCGCCTACGTCGGGGCCGGACTGATCGCGAGCGACGTCCAGGACCGGACGATGGACCTCACGCTCTCGAACCCGGTCTCTCGCGAGTCGGTCGTCCTCCAGAAGGTCGCCGCCCTCTGGGTCCCCCTGGTCGCGTTGAACGTCGGCGTTCCGATCATCGTCTACGTCGGCGCGCTCGGTATCGGCGAGTCGTTCGATCCCATCGCGCTCGCGATGGTCCACCTGCTCTCGATCCCCTACCTGCTGGTCTGTGCCGGAATCGGACTCGTGCTGTCCGTCGTCGTCGATCACGTGAGACGCGCCAGGGCGACGGCGCTGACCCTGGTGTTCGTCCTCTGGCTGGTCGACGGCGTCTCCCGGGTCGACCCGGACTACGAGTGGATCGGCGCGTTCACCCCGAGCCGGTACTACGAGGAGACGGACATCCTCGTCCACCAGGAGTACGCGTTCGCCGACGCCGCGCTCCTTCTGGTGGTCTTTCTCCTCTTGTTCGCCGTCGCGGTCGTCGTCTTCGTCCGCCGGGATATCTGA
- a CDS encoding heme o synthase — MVTATESGAFPRPIGTRRRFSALLAATALGVYLLLIVGATTSLTDAAAACSTWPGCHAPTDPLSQTELVIAWGHRIAAVLVGLLVAATTVAAVLGELPGRVRATLLVAAALYLVQVGVGAAVATLGSAAIVPGLHLALGVLVFSTIVLALAWDLEAATGTDDDTIEAPEPAPEPAEPTAGVERTLPSSRLARVRLTAFAYFKMMKPRLMWLLCLVAAAGMALAAGPALDAYTIVATLGGGVLAIGASGTFNHVLERDVDRRMSRTSDRPLATDLIPVRNALAFGGLLTVASIAVFLTINALAAALGLAAILFYSVVYTLLLKPNTVQNTVIGGAAGALPALIGWAAVTNEIGLPALALAGVIFLWTPAHFYNLALAYRDDYARGGFPMMPVVRGETVTRKHIVYYIAATLVSTVVLAWITGLGALYAAAVVIFGGIFLWTAVSLHFEQTERAAFRSFHASNAFLGAVLVAVVVDALVL; from the coding sequence GTGGTGACAGCAACCGAATCCGGGGCCTTTCCTCGCCCGATCGGAACCAGACGACGCTTTTCGGCACTGCTCGCAGCGACCGCGCTCGGCGTCTACCTCCTGCTTATCGTCGGCGCGACGACGTCGCTGACGGACGCGGCCGCAGCGTGTTCGACGTGGCCGGGCTGTCACGCACCGACGGATCCGCTGAGTCAGACCGAACTGGTGATCGCCTGGGGCCACCGCATCGCCGCCGTCCTCGTCGGCCTACTGGTCGCTGCGACCACAGTCGCCGCCGTCCTCGGTGAACTGCCGGGACGCGTTCGAGCGACGCTCCTCGTCGCCGCTGCCCTTTACCTCGTTCAGGTCGGCGTCGGCGCAGCCGTCGCGACGCTCGGATCCGCTGCGATCGTGCCGGGACTGCACCTCGCGCTCGGCGTCCTCGTCTTCTCGACGATCGTCCTCGCACTGGCCTGGGATCTCGAGGCCGCGACGGGCACCGACGACGACACCATCGAGGCACCCGAACCCGCACCGGAACCGGCGGAGCCGACCGCTGGAGTCGAACGGACGCTCCCCTCGAGTCGGCTCGCTCGCGTACGGCTCACCGCCTTCGCCTACTTCAAGATGATGAAGCCACGCCTGATGTGGCTGCTCTGTCTCGTCGCCGCCGCGGGGATGGCACTGGCTGCCGGCCCCGCACTCGACGCCTACACGATCGTCGCCACGCTCGGCGGCGGCGTCCTCGCGATCGGTGCCTCCGGAACGTTCAACCACGTCTTAGAGCGCGACGTCGACCGGCGGATGTCCCGGACGTCCGACCGACCGCTTGCGACGGATCTGATTCCGGTCCGGAACGCGCTCGCGTTCGGCGGCCTCCTGACGGTCGCGTCGATCGCCGTCTTCCTGACGATCAACGCGCTCGCGGCCGCGCTCGGGCTGGCCGCGATCCTGTTTTACAGCGTCGTCTACACGCTGTTGCTCAAGCCCAACACGGTCCAGAACACGGTCATCGGCGGCGCCGCAGGTGCGCTCCCGGCGCTGATCGGCTGGGCTGCCGTCACGAACGAGATCGGCCTACCGGCGCTCGCGCTCGCGGGCGTCATCTTCCTGTGGACGCCGGCACACTTCTACAACCTCGCGCTGGCTTACCGCGACGACTACGCTCGCGGCGGCTTCCCGATGATGCCGGTCGTCCGCGGCGAGACCGTCACCCGGAAACACATCGTCTACTACATCGCCGCGACGCTGGTCTCGACGGTCGTACTCGCCTGGATTACCGGCCTCGGCGCGCTGTACGCAGCCGCAGTCGTGATCTTCGGCGGCATCTTCCTCTGGACCGCCGTTTCCCTCCACTTCGAGCAGACCGAGCGCGCAGCGTTCCGGTCGTTCCACGCGTCGAACGCCTTCCTCGGGGCCGTCCTCGTGGCCGTCGTCGTCGACGCGCTGGTACTGTAG
- a CDS encoding DUF3267 domain-containing protein, translated as MTETTATTSRRPLATFRLTRQVALAWIVVAVVGFFAFAYAFGHVLAAFRGVPLEPIVLGPSPPPAAAAWGLVSLALVALVVVAHEWLHGLFMARYGGSPTFGVGSSYFLFPYAYAETEVTSYTRTEMLVVLLAPFVGITSGGLVLLAVYPSPILVVALAANAAGSIGDLWMAAALLQYPRDVRVAGLPDEAAQGFAVYGPATSETPRVERPGQPVLSSVVVGTVGTFALLASGLLVGVLGSLAFGSGTVFVGEGSWLLFRHERQSDGSVHLELGATLVLVLSMAGGVLWAGLQRVRGTLEP; from the coding sequence GTGACCGAGACGACGGCAACGACGTCGCGTCGGCCGCTCGCGACGTTCCGACTGACTCGGCAGGTCGCACTCGCCTGGATCGTCGTCGCCGTCGTCGGCTTCTTCGCGTTCGCCTACGCCTTCGGGCACGTACTCGCGGCGTTCCGGGGCGTCCCGCTCGAGCCGATCGTCCTGGGCCCGTCGCCGCCACCGGCCGCAGCCGCGTGGGGTCTCGTCTCGCTGGCACTGGTCGCACTGGTCGTCGTCGCCCACGAGTGGCTTCACGGGCTCTTCATGGCCCGATACGGCGGTTCGCCGACGTTCGGCGTCGGCAGTTCGTACTTCCTCTTTCCGTACGCCTACGCCGAAACCGAGGTGACGAGCTACACCCGTACCGAGATGCTGGTCGTCCTGCTTGCCCCCTTCGTCGGGATCACGTCGGGAGGGCTGGTTTTGCTTGCAGTCTACCCGTCGCCGATACTCGTCGTGGCACTGGCTGCGAACGCCGCAGGGTCGATCGGCGACCTCTGGATGGCCGCGGCGCTGTTGCAGTATCCGCGAGACGTCCGCGTGGCCGGCCTCCCGGACGAGGCCGCCCAGGGGTTTGCGGTCTACGGACCAGCGACGAGCGAGACACCTCGAGTGGAGCGTCCCGGACAGCCAGTCCTTTCGAGCGTCGTCGTCGGCACAGTCGGGACGTTCGCGCTGCTCGCGAGCGGACTGCTCGTCGGCGTCCTCGGTTCGCTCGCGTTTGGTTCCGGAACGGTTTTCGTCGGTGAGGGGAGCTGGTTGCTCTTCCGTCACGAGCGACAGTCCGACGGCAGCGTCCACCTCGAGCTCGGGGCCACGCTCGTGCTCGTGCTGTCGATGGCTGGCGGCGTCCTCTGGGCTGGTCTGCAGCGCGTCCGCGGGACGCTCGAACCGTAA
- a CDS encoding PadR family transcriptional regulator → MSKWLQSGRRRDVCFLLAAEGEDGHLRGQQLKSRLESHYDERLEPKAFYGSLSALVEAGFVEKRTEGIHDVYALTEGGRRRVREHYEWVSECCEGGDSAE, encoded by the coding sequence ATGAGCAAGTGGTTACAGAGCGGCCGCCGCCGCGACGTCTGCTTCCTCCTCGCTGCCGAGGGCGAAGACGGTCACCTACGCGGCCAGCAACTCAAGTCTCGCCTCGAGTCACACTACGACGAGCGCCTCGAGCCGAAGGCGTTCTACGGCTCGCTGTCGGCGCTGGTCGAGGCGGGGTTCGTCGAGAAACGGACCGAAGGGATACACGACGTCTACGCGCTGACCGAGGGCGGACGGCGGCGAGTTCGCGAGCACTACGAGTGGGTTAGCGAGTGTTGTGAGGGTGGTGATTCGGCGGAGTAG
- a CDS encoding aldo/keto reductase, which produces MEYTTLGNTGTTVSRLCFGTWRFGKRHGDTVETDREEAHELLDACWEQGVNFIDTANVYGDPDGTSEEWIGEWLEDHDREDFVIASKVYFPFDGWGEPGPNDSGLGRKHIRAQIEGTLERLGTDYLDLYYIHRWDDDTPIRETMSVLTELVREGKVNYLGASTMAAWKLTKALWTSDVEGLERFDVTQPMVNAAHYDAVGDYLDVCADQDLAVCPYSPLAGGFLTGKYDRAEDGTVEAPDGSRGTLTETFGDRYATDRAWDVLEAVEGVADEVDATPAQVSLRWLMEQDRFTCVPIVGARSTDQLEENVGAVEIDLTDGQFERIDEARAGEQ; this is translated from the coding sequence ATGGAGTACACGACACTTGGAAACACTGGCACGACCGTCTCGAGGCTCTGTTTCGGCACCTGGCGGTTCGGCAAGCGACACGGCGACACGGTCGAGACCGACCGCGAGGAGGCCCACGAGTTGCTCGACGCCTGCTGGGAGCAGGGGGTCAACTTCATCGACACCGCCAACGTCTACGGCGACCCCGACGGCACCAGCGAGGAGTGGATCGGCGAGTGGCTCGAGGATCACGACCGCGAGGACTTCGTCATCGCCTCGAAGGTCTACTTCCCGTTCGACGGCTGGGGCGAACCCGGGCCGAACGACTCCGGCCTCGGACGCAAGCACATTCGGGCACAGATCGAGGGCACGCTCGAGCGACTGGGGACGGACTACCTCGATCTCTACTACATCCATCGCTGGGACGACGACACGCCGATCCGCGAGACGATGTCCGTGCTGACGGAACTCGTCCGCGAGGGGAAGGTCAACTACCTCGGTGCGAGTACGATGGCCGCCTGGAAACTCACGAAGGCGCTGTGGACCAGCGACGTGGAGGGCCTCGAGCGGTTCGACGTCACTCAGCCGATGGTCAACGCCGCTCACTACGACGCGGTCGGCGACTATCTCGACGTCTGCGCCGATCAGGATCTGGCGGTCTGTCCGTACTCGCCGCTCGCGGGCGGCTTCCTGACCGGGAAATACGACCGCGCAGAGGACGGCACCGTCGAGGCACCCGACGGGTCCCGGGGGACACTCACCGAAACGTTCGGCGACCGCTACGCGACCGATCGGGCGTGGGACGTCCTCGAGGCCGTCGAGGGGGTCGCCGACGAGGTCGACGCGACGCCAGCCCAGGTGTCGCTGCGGTGGCTGATGGAACAGGATCGCTTTACCTGCGTCCCGATCGTCGGTGCGCGGTCGACCGATCAACTCGAGGAGAACGTCGGTGCGGTAGAGATCGATCTCACGGACGGGCAGTTCGAGCGGATCGACGAGGCTCGCGCTGGCGAACAGTAG